In Pseudonocardia sp. C8, one genomic interval encodes:
- a CDS encoding type IV secretory system conjugative DNA transfer family protein, with translation MSLVLALFAGAALLALARGARSLAAGLGAVALLPAATIVTALSWPALVAVTALMVVLVWHRWSRSSATVSRWAARSRRKVGVASGLDIVRHAGTLAVRRRAVTVRPSLAGVSRWERWRAATTEAAVELCRMGLLRVWALVEDVVIVVGGPRTGKTGWLAGRVLDHPGAALVTSTRTDLLELCAALRRQGRGPVFVFNPAGLGDRASTITFDPLTGCHNPVTATERATDMLAAVTSGSGGDREFWDGQARRVLAALLHAAALGGKPIADVLGWVADPDAAGREVPALLRRSGVTAFEQDAMQFLTTNERTRSSTTSSVMPALGWLTHPAAAAAAEPGRGFDVGQLLEERATVFLLGAEEAQTAPLVCALTGHIARQARRLAATRPGGRLDPPLGLFLDEAALISPVPLESWTADMGGRGVTILCAFQSRAQILARWGEHKAATILNNTAAVMIFGGTRDKADLEFWSTLAGDRDERITTTDDHGRVASRTVRKVPVLAPAQIANLPSGRVVVIRRGIAPVIGRARMAWRRRDVRRHQHQTGRADVLAARTAWWAQLRLYRDEVRQLVLGVLAKRWPDHYGERYERVRDANAIFRELALIHNQASRTLDDGGVS, from the coding sequence ATGAGCCTGGTACTTGCCCTGTTCGCCGGCGCCGCCCTGCTCGCGCTCGCCCGTGGGGCCCGGTCGCTGGCGGCTGGGCTGGGCGCGGTGGCGCTGCTGCCGGCCGCGACGATCGTGACCGCGTTGTCGTGGCCCGCGCTGGTCGCCGTCACCGCCCTGATGGTGGTGTTGGTGTGGCATCGGTGGTCGCGGTCCTCGGCGACGGTGTCGCGCTGGGCGGCACGCTCCCGTCGCAAGGTCGGGGTGGCCTCCGGCCTGGACATTGTCCGGCATGCCGGCACCCTGGCGGTGCGGCGCCGGGCGGTGACGGTGCGCCCGTCGCTGGCCGGGGTGTCCCGGTGGGAGCGGTGGCGGGCGGCGACCACCGAGGCCGCGGTCGAGCTCTGCCGCATGGGCCTTCTGCGGGTGTGGGCGTTGGTCGAGGACGTGGTGATCGTCGTCGGTGGCCCGCGCACCGGGAAGACCGGGTGGCTGGCCGGCCGGGTGCTTGATCATCCGGGGGCGGCGCTGGTCACCTCTACCCGCACCGACCTCCTCGAGCTGTGCGCGGCGCTGCGCCGCCAGGGGCGGGGGCCGGTGTTCGTGTTCAACCCGGCCGGCCTGGGCGACCGGGCGTCGACGATCACGTTCGACCCGCTGACCGGCTGCCACAACCCGGTCACCGCCACCGAGCGGGCCACCGACATGCTCGCCGCGGTCACCTCCGGCTCGGGTGGAGACCGGGAGTTCTGGGACGGCCAGGCCCGTCGGGTGCTGGCCGCGCTGCTGCACGCGGCCGCGCTCGGGGGCAAACCGATCGCCGACGTGCTCGGCTGGGTGGCCGACCCGGATGCGGCGGGTCGGGAGGTGCCGGCCCTGTTGCGGCGGTCCGGGGTGACCGCGTTCGAGCAGGACGCGATGCAGTTCCTGACCACCAACGAGCGCACCCGCTCCTCGACCACCTCCAGCGTCATGCCCGCCCTGGGCTGGTTGACCCATCCGGCGGCGGCTGCGGCGGCCGAGCCGGGCCGCGGCTTCGACGTCGGCCAGTTGTTGGAGGAGCGGGCGACGGTGTTCCTGCTCGGCGCCGAGGAGGCCCAGACCGCACCCCTGGTCTGCGCGCTGACCGGGCACATCGCCCGCCAGGCCCGCCGGCTCGCCGCTACCCGACCGGGCGGGCGGTTGGATCCGCCGCTGGGGTTGTTCCTCGACGAGGCCGCGTTGATCTCCCCGGTGCCGTTGGAGTCCTGGACCGCGGACATGGGCGGCCGTGGGGTGACGATCCTGTGCGCGTTCCAGTCCCGCGCCCAGATCCTGGCCCGGTGGGGCGAGCACAAGGCCGCCACGATTTTGAACAACACGGCCGCGGTGATGATTTTCGGTGGGACGCGAGACAAGGCGGATCTGGAGTTCTGGTCCACCCTGGCCGGCGACCGCGACGAACGGATCACCACCACCGACGACCACGGGAGGGTGGCGTCGCGGACGGTGCGGAAGGTGCCGGTGTTGGCGCCGGCGCAGATCGCGAACCTCCCCAGCGGGCGGGTGGTGGTGATCCGGCGCGGGATCGCCCCGGTGATCGGCCGGGCCCGGATGGCGTGGCGGCGCCGCGACGTCCGCCGCCACCAACACCAGACCGGTCGAGCAGACGTGCTGGCCGCGCGTACGGCGTGGTGGGCGCAGCTGCGGCTCTACCGGGACGAGGTACGCCAGCTGGTACTCGGTGTGCTGGCTAAGCGGTGGCCCGACCACTACGGCGAGCGTTATGAGCGGGTGCGGGATGCGAACGCGATATTCCGCGAGCTCGCACTCATCCACAACCAAGCCAGCCGCACGCTGGACGACGGGGGTGTGTCATGA